In Colias croceus chromosome 21, ilColCroc2.1, the DNA window cataaatcaaCTCAATCTGTATATCTATGCAATAATGTTCATATTTATAATGAGAGTAAACATTAAacccataatattatttaaactgaACTCCACTTAACCTTAACAAtcaaacaattaatttatgaatatattccatttattataaattatgtttagttAAGTTTCATTACAAGTTTAATtacaacaaacataattttatttcattttcagaGGAGCTACGTCGCATCTTGCGCGTTCGCACCGGCGACACAAGTTACGGCGTCAGTCACGATCTACTAGCGCGAGTTGTGTTAGAGAAGAACCCCTTTGGACCCCCACGGGAGGAACCCAAATATGGACGGTGGAAGAATCGATACTTTTATACGTATAGATTGTAGTTTTGATGGATTGTATGATGTTGGTTTGGTAATAAAGATTTGAAATGACATTGcgtttttcattttcatacatctttttattatataaaacaccCTTGTTCGTGCTCTTCTAAGAAACAAttcgatatattttaattaacttccTAGTTTACCCGGCAATTtacttagaaataatattatgcaccacttatttattacatgaaaaaaatatcgtaaAAATCTCTTGAGTTCATCGATGTGTGGGCGATGTGTACAGTCGAATTGAGAAACTCCTCCTTTTTGACGTCGTTTCAAAATTGTAATCAATTTGCATgcaaactattttaatatcgacAAATGAGGTCTATCAATTATTTGAAGTTGTAATCTAGGTGACATCCACCTAACAACGTCACAATGTAGCGCCcataatatttgatacttACAACTTATAGTTTTACACAATGTGAatcgtttaaaattaatagtgTGATGGaaattatatagtataagcAAACACAATCATGGATCATTATTTAACAACATACAGGAAGGACTATCTTTGGCCCAATTTGCCCGGAGCTGGTGGTGGAGGCGGTATTGCAgagtatgtttttttaaagtataaagtactagtggtccgccccggcttcgcccgtggtacctattTCGCAACAAAAGGTagcctttctcgggtatcaaaatatcaccataccaaatttcatgcaaatcggttcagtagtttaggcgtgattgagtaacagacagacagacagagttactttcgcatttataatattagtatggactaGGTAGCTTTCCATCCGCGTAATCTTATGAAATTAAGGAAGGAGATGTGGTAAAAAGTAGCTTACACAGTGGTGTAGAGCTCTAGGCTCCTAACTATAGacacaaaaatcatatcatAATAAAGCTACGGTGCGGCGTGAAAGATAGACAAACATAGCAATATACTTACACATTTAGTTCACTGATATGAATGTAACTTACTCattaaaaaagattaaaaagtcCATAGTTAGGTTACAATACACGCAGTAAATGCACGCGAGTGTGCAATGTgcataattaatgtatttgttGTACATACTAAATGGAATAACAGCAATGTATTCAAATTGATTTCTTCTCAATCACACACACTATATGTTTTTACTCTGTTCAATAAACACACATTGTggaaaaataaactaagtaaTAACTTACTATGGAATAACAGCtacaatattcaaattaatttatttttaaacaagatAATATAACACATAACGTTGTATCTAACAACGTATTGAACAGATAAACTATACATTTTTCCCACATAGTGTCCCCAAGCTATCAGGGGAGGAGCTAGCCTTCTACCAGGCATGCATGCAGCACACGAGACCGCCGGACTGCCGCTGCCCGCAGTACTCCGGCGAGCAGGTGCAGCTGCCGCCGGGTAAGGAGGGAGGATGGAGTCGGAATGAGGTAAGAGTGagttctttattaaattattcctagtaggcataaaaaaatattatcatcttatttatgcaataatttataattctaaTGAAAATAGAGTATTTGATATTGTCCCATAGTAAACCTAGGATTTTTTCGTGGTATCGTGTCTACCATATTCCATAAAATCAGCTACTAAGTTTTTCTACGAAGAGCACCGAAAAGCCGTATATAACACAcagtatacaattttttatcgaTAAATTAAGCCTTTTGCCTATAACGCCCTacggtatattatgtactataaaGTTCAAAAgcttttctattgtttttgaattttgtacttataatatattattttgagtaatttctgaataatatattttttgctttgtCAGTTGATGGGACCGATGTTGGATCCAAAACTGTACCCAGTACGAGTGGCAGCCAGCCCGGAGTCACCCACGTCGCGGTATGATCAGCCCAATGCATTCTTGGACAAGGTAATGACGCAAATTAGGTTgagtaaattatgtttttaaaataatatttattgtcaaatataggtattacaTAATACAGTTAATATCAtggtaataaatttaataagtgatcattaacattataattatttaatttactattgTAACTATATAGTATGTATTTCTATATAGCTAATGTGTCATAGCAATTTAAGCTATACAGAACTGCTAAGAtcataaaaatcaattcaGTGCTTTTCCGTAAAAGAATAGATACCTAAATATACAATATCGATCCAtacatccttacaaactttcacGTTTATAATactaactagcttaccgcccacggcttcgcccgctttgtcccCTATATGACCTTACCTATACCTTCCTATACCTTCcttttgaatcactctatctattaaaaaaaaaccgcatcaaaatccgttgcgtagttttaaagatttaagcatacaaaggaacatagggacatagggacagagaaagcgactttgttttatagtaaggtaaaagcacctaatacggaggtatttcgcaacatttgaaagtaagtatcaaaaataagcatttgtaagtctttctaaaggtgccaaaccactttatcgttaaaagtggaacttaaattttgtattgctgttgagtctatgtttattttcatgatatttcttattttaaaaaaatatttaaatagtcatgtcgattttccctaatacggaggtatgattttggtcagagcctaatactgcggtaggcggctcctaatacggagggtcagatattatatacattgaaGTTCCgtgcaaataatatttgttaaataataggaatgtgttagtaaagtaaattgtaagttttttattcattaaccattggtttgattacgttgattcacttttaatgtgtttcatttatgcttttagttttatcggaaaaaaaaatacgcatatcaaataagaatccacaaaaaaagacacaaaacttcttatttatttacgcaaccctaaatctggtaattttaagttctatgaaatagggccgtaataggagatcatatataacctaatacagagttacctggaaatatctaccaccgtaataggaaaactactcgtgtttttaataatcctaattctgacccaccaaaaattcgataaacaagagaatgtaaatgcttaatcaaatgataacagttttttggctcagatgtgtaaaactcaaatcaacagttatacaaaataaatgatttgtgatacattaaaatacaccttcctatttttaccccttctaagaaacaaacattttgtactcaaccattttcatatttaacaggatttctaattaagaaaacataccgcagaatatggtttctaatttatcagattaataattattccaactaatcttggaattaattcaataagtgaataaaatgaaagttataaacaattaaacatgcccagtatttttcctatttcggagttatgccaccgtattaggattaatctataaaatttgtatcatatcacggcggtattttatttcttattttttgggtagaaaatgacttacaaatatgaaacaagctatttaaatagtgagtgtaatagtaggaaaatgcaataaacaatacatatacaaacttgaacggctttttaatacgaaaaacttagtttataaatattagtgtacttacttttgttgtttcgcgtttgtatggaaacacctctcatgtcgatgccgttacacagattgattgatcttgttgtgttgtctatgtgctatacttgcaaacgttagttaagtcatggagtaataaatttggaataaatagcttacgttttggtgtacttaaaatttataaaacaggaataaaactcgaaaatagaaataccaccgtattaggaagcgattttgactaccgccgtattaggagcctttaccttatgtagtgatgatgatgatgagacAACAGTAGGTACAacctagtatattattattagtctgtggtacaACTTACtataattgtatgtattgtTACTTATTGTgtgtattaaatatgtaaacttattttatgtaactaaCAGGTGTGAGAAAAttaactcttttttattattcctatATTAACTTCCACAGTTACAGTCAAAGTATCCAATGCTGTATAGCATCCTACAGAATGAAGCTTCACCAGAATTGAAACAGAGAATCGATCGTGACAGAAATAAGACGACGTACCAGGTTGATTTCTGCGAATCAggtttgtaataataattatttttaagacgatacacaaaaaaaaatccactGCTTGGTGGGCGGAGTCTAATAGCTCGCTATCGCGAACGCGGGCTTGCGCGAAGTCATTCTTGCAAACTCGCCGCGCTGCCGCTGGCCGACTCGGGACAAACATGTATGGAGTCGTCATACagctataatattgttatacatatatttaattggACTGAACACTCCTGTGGGATAAAACAGGATTCACGGTATAACCTAATTccacgcgggcaaagccgcggtcggaatgatatttttttaaataaaataattatttaaaaaaaacacacaaaatatattcacgcaagtatttattttttgcactCTATTATAATGGTAATTATTCaacaaataatcaaaataaaatagccAGAACAAAAATAGGCCCTGGTAGGGTAGGTAGGCAGGTACAGCAATGTGAGACGAATACTGGCTTATTTATaccaataataatgtattataaacattaaattaagtttactttctaacaacaaaaatacatatttcacattaaatacttaatttaatgTGAAAACGAATCAACCTATCACCCACAACAATGAAATGTGCACACAAATAttcatccaaatcggttcaTGTGATTAGGAGGAGTGACTGCAGCGCCACCTTCCGGGCCCAATTGTTTCCAGATCACCCAGGAACTCAATTTAatatacacaaaatttttCGAAAAACTTTCACATTACTATGTAAATATAAGATAAACCTGTTTTAGTACTAAGCAATTTCCCGCACAGGTGTAGTaagtataaatgaaataaatatcaacATTAAATTCTTTATACAACATACGTATCTACCACCTACTAAGAAATGTAATTCTTGaatttttttcgtattttttttaaatataatactactCCAATGAGCTCCTGTTCCATATTACGTCCACCATACTTCCACTAAGTTCAccatgattttttatttctttgcaCTTTGTTGCTTTTTGCTAAAAATGGAATCATGCGATAAAACCAGTAGAGCGTTGATAACATAAATTGTTGGCTGAATGAAGGTGCTTACGAAGGAGTGGGTTCACATTGTGAACAATTAGTGGGTTTATTTTCCTTCTGGATTCCGGATTTCTGAAAAGATTATCTatgctataaattaaaaaatcttacaCATTCGTTATGTACTTAAAACAGGGGTACATATCAAACATCGtctataatacaaatatcatcaaatttaaaataaaaccaactTACTTCATTAATTTGTTCCAATTGTAAGCATTCTTTTTCCTCCAACCTTTATGTTTCTTCttcttattttctttattgtcCCCATTTGTCTTATCGTGCTGTCACCCTTTGTTACGATTGTGCGACTCGAAGACAAGCGACACAAGTTCCCCGTGTGACGGCCGTAGCGGGAATGACTCGTGCAGCGATCGGGGTAGGAAGGTACAGGACGGCTCTCGCTAGATTGGCTGGTCGCGCGCTAATTTCAAGTATTTcttgtttatttcaaaaccATCGCATATTTCAAAATTCTAACTCGGTAGACGTATaggttgtatattttatagttaatatcCAAAAAGTCGTAACTTTacgtttgttattttaaagatgccagagatttaaaaaaaataacaatgagaactttgtattttttttctatcgagAAAATATCATGGAATCATGTTTCTAAAACGGTACACGTATTGTGTTACTATTGAACTTTCTTGTCAAGAATTTTCATCACGacaactttaataatataaaaattacgaaGGTTTAAAAAGGGCCgtaaatgttagaaaaattaattcatcaccttaactaggtttccgcccgcggcttcgcccgcgcagtcaaagaaaaacccgcatagttcccgttcccgtgggatttccgggattgcgtcattttctcgggttaaaaattaatagcctatgtcctttcgggtatcaaaatatctccataccaaatttcatgaaaattggttcagtagtttaggcgtgattgagtaacagacagacagacagagttactttcgcatttataatattagtatggattgacaTTCTTATTCAATTCTTTAGATAAGTCATACGTGttcatttgtaaaaaaaaaatgatacctatttttttaataaaacttttaacttaTTAAATCTACTGTATCACATTTTCTGTTTTTGCGACATAGCACGAGCCCTTAGtaccattattattataccagCCCTTAGTAGAACCCATTCATAAACTCctctgtaatattataatacaacttgcggttgtttataaacatattattatatctttcCTACTTTTCATTATGTTTTAACAGAGTAactatacttaataattttgtaaacaattacgaatttaatattgtacagtatctataaaaaatatattatgtcacaCTTCGCTTAGTCTACATCGCATCCCCTACATCGCAATCActctttttaaaatactaaGCTTATTATTCCTTAAGCGGTGGGCAAATTTACATTGTATGCAATAAGTATAATTGGATAATggataatttgaataatatttaatggttttaatctgtgtttgaatttaatttgtatggaatttaattttataatcgtATTACTAACATAGTTTCTAAGATTAATGTATACTAACACAAATATGGATGAAATATctggaattaaaatattattttattttatttttatttatttttttattattatttcatctcGCCAAGTTCGAATGGTAGATGAGTCACAATTTTCTTAACGCGAATgaaatataagtttatttcATCCAGGTCCAGGCGCCAAGTTCGAAGGCCTCCAACGTGCAGCTGACGAGAGCGGTACGGGTCCATGTGCGCAGCCCATGCGGCTGCCGGGCGACCCGTGCCGTGTGGGGCCTAAACCCCGCATGACTACGCCTAAGACGATATCCAAGCAAGGGGGAGGCGCTAGCGAGCCGAGGGCTAAATGCGGTGTGTAGATTTTctttactatataatatttattgtatagtgtaaaatatatttatttatgttaaatgtaTTCAATAGAATTTGGCtgtaattatgtaggtatgtaattgtagaaataaatgttggagtttgaattagaaaaataaaagcttGTAACAGATTGTATACAGATTCTTATTTAACAGAAGAAGAGACTGTGCCCAGTTCTGGGTATtgccattttatgttttatcgattagtttttactaattataatgattgtagttgatcaacaaaattatcacgaaatatcaaattttgaagttgataatttctttattattattcttcaatttaatatttttacagaaaCTACGTCAGCCGTGCCTCCGCTCGGTAAGACCGAGTACCAGGATGGAGTGTCGAAGCTCGGAGGCATTATTATGCGAGACAAACTACATAGAAGATGATATAGCAGTGTATTGGagaaatcttcgtgtttttgatctttgagtttttattaaagAGAGATCTATAGtaaattgttgttttatttataagtttatttcatgaatttatattttttggtttttatggcattcaaatgctttattctattctttataaatttaagtttatttcatatcaatgaGATGGTCAATAAGATGGTTACATGtgtaaatttatgaaatgCTTTACTATTTGATTTGAGACTGATTGTCTAAAGACCACAAGTTTACCTTATTTCTCAAAACATAGCGCTTTTGCAACATTACTTACCTATGTTTAATATCTACattgttataacttataacatATAACATTTTCTCGATATATTGTGTAAGTAGAAGGTGGTAGAAggttattaaaatgatttctTGTGTCTGTATAATAACTTTCTATGGTTAGAAATAATTCATCCTAAGCAACGTAACCTATAATTATGAAAGTgtgtaactaaaaattaagCAAGTTTTTGCTTAAATCAACAACTTTATTAACTATGCATTGACACTAATTAACAGGGGTTAAATTCATGAAATAAAACgaatataaagataaatagaCGTTTATGTATAAAAGCAATGTATACAATGTGTCATGCGGGCCGAGTCTGCGCGCTTGAGATAAGCTCGCCCCGCTTGTAAAGCATTGTGCCCTCTCTCCTCTCTTCTCTTCTCTCTTCTCTTCTTACAGCTTGCTCTTCTCTTCTGACTATCTGATCTTCTCTTCTGACAGCTTGCTCTTCCCTCCTGACAGTTCTGTCATCTCTTCTGACAGAATGGTCATCTTTCTTGCTAGTGTCGTTCCTTTTGACTTCGTGTCTGATCTCTTCCCGCCTCGTGTGGTCCGTTCTAACAGCTATGTCACTTTTTCTGGCACTTTGGTCACTTCTGACACTGTCACTTCGGACGTGGTCACTTCTGGCGTTGTCACTTCGGGCGTGGTCACTTCTGGTACTGTCACTTCGAGCGTGGTCACTTTTGTGGTCATTTCTGACACTATGGTCATTTCTGACTTCTTCACGCCGCACTTCGCGTGATATTCTGGTGGCGCGTGAAATGGAGGTTTCGTCGTGCTGTCTCACGATTACTGCTCTCGCATCTGAGGTATTACGTTCTCTgaaatgtgataaaaatacattatcaaacagaagaaatattatacaagagAAATgcgaatgaaaaaaaatgtcagtAGATATTTACATGATTAATTGCATATtaactttatattgtttacacaacaataaattcataacTGTTTAGGAATTAAAGAATTGGCAGTTTATTACTAGAATTTGACCagaattttatgtatatataaccAATGtctttttctaaaaaatgAGTTAATTATGGTGATAATCTTAGTTAGTACTCACCGTCCAAAAGCAACGAGCCTTTCAATATCCCTCTGCGAGCGAGTAACTACCGGCGGCGGGCTGGCCGGGGGCGATGACCCCGCGGACCCCGCAGACCCCACCGACCCCGGGGACCCTGGGGACCCTATCGACCCCGGGGACCCGATAGACCCAAGCGACCCTGGTGATGCTGGTGAGGATCCCACTGCAGAGTCCCGTTTGGCTGAACCGGCGGAAGATACAGAACGACGCCGAACTGCTGGTATGTGTAAGGATGCTGTGATCACGCACTCGTCTTCTGAACCAACGCCCGCCTGGAAAAgcaagtataaaaataaaattgtggtaATATAGCgatgtaaataataacattattattttagacaCATGTCTATAGTCGGTTATTTTGAAGcaagtcaagttttaaaaaattgagattTTAAACTATATACACATATTAATGCAAAAATGACTGTTGAGTAGCGCTTCTGCCCCCAAGGTTGCCCAAATAATAATGCCTTTTCTTTAATCACTTTATTGCCCTTCACAATACATGTGTTGTTAAAGCTAGCCGTTATGCACtactaactaataattattctaattgcACATGTGTGTCCCtacaatgacaaaaagaaaaaaaagattttttcattCTGATctacctaataatatttttttatgtgattttactGCACCTTATACTTTgcgattaaatattttttcatttttttctttaaaataggtcgagaaaataatattagtataagtACCTCGTTATAGTCACTGGCGGAATCATTAGAGTCGGCCGCTGAATCTCTGGCCGCGCTCGCCACACCACTCTCCTCGCTGCTACGAACccttcacaaataaataagagactttcaataaaataaataaatatatttattagagTAGCGCAAATCGAGACTTGGcgtccaataaaaaaaaatatgttttctatatttttaatggtatTGACAATAAGTTGGAAATCCACGAAGCTCTTTTTtgggaaaattaaaaaaaactagttatttttagttatcaCTTCCACTTACCCTACGTTAATTACATGCATTTCATCAACGCCAGCCGGTATTTGaccatttaaaacaaaattaattatgattgtgtgtgaaaaacacaaattgtaaaattgtaCCTTCTAACGTCTACAATGAAGTACAATTTGATAAACTATTTTCGACATGTATTAatctgttaaaatttatcctaTTCTACCCTTGTAACGtgactaaaatatttcaggGTAAATCTCAATTACACtactacaaaaaaataataattttaaattataaaagtaacaaaaactTACCTAGTAACTATAGTCATAGCTGAGGAGAGCGATGCGGACGAAGCATCTGACGTAGTGTCCCGCGCACGTGTGCGTCTTCCTGTGCTACGGTCATTCctgtaaaacataatttatcattattaatactaaaatacaataaattgaaCATTTTAATAGATTTCTTTATGATTTAAAACCGTTAAAATACTTAGGCGAAGATTCAAAAGTTTTGGCATCCTTCAAGGTTGTATAATTGGGCCActtatcttttttatatttgtttatggaTGCAATTaagaataagtataaaatcttGTCACTGAAATGGGATAgcaaaagtattttattaccaCGAGAAATGAATTAACTTGGAGTAAATATACAGACTTGATTAATCTTTAAGCTGGAAAAGTTTTCAATTGCATGTAAAATGTAGTGTTTAATATGTAATGTTTCGCACGTATAGTGTAGTTAACAAGTATAATGTAAATCAGTCTGTactgtattttctagtgtttgattttccGCTAGCATTGTAAAGATTTAAAAACGGATTTTTAACGGACGAAAGtgcaatttattcattacattattttcccgacggtTTGCACACTTTGCAGTGAGCGTGGTCACGGAGAGATTAACTGACtgaaaatccgttaaaaatctGTCTGTATTgtccaaaaaaaaaagaaatgaaattactGTTAACAATATTGAAATGATTTCGATTAGGTGTTTGATAGAATATTGATATACAGgattacttgtaaaacaccagcaaccccgcaggacaagatagctaacaacAAAAGTAACACCATTTGTTCTACGATTTTTGgcataatgtaataaattatttttaaatgattttttaagcttttatctgtgcttttattgtactctcctaacatttgtaagtctatgttctattcattatcggatggacgacgcgacgcccccttccccctctcgttcgcttcttgtttacgtcaTTTTTGGGATGCGCgtagattttataatattcaaacggaaaattaaatgaatgtttatttttaatatgtaatgttTCGCACGTATAGTGTAGtgtaaaatctaacaaattatcaaaagtcgtagaacaaatgttgttacttatgatgttagctatcttgccctgcgaggttgctggtgttttacaagtaaccctgtatatggCGATTGGTAAAACATGTAAGACACATTGTACAAGCATATGTTAATGTACACGACACGTACGTGTTGGGTGTAGCGCTGGCGTGCAGGAAGTGTTCCCGCGCCCACACGCGGCGCCCCCCAGTGTCTGCGCTCGCTTGGGCCTCCGCCACTCTGTCATATGAGGGCATGCTTTATTGATGTTGGGTGTTGAAACttgcatattttatagtttgtgATTAGGGGGATTTTTGTATGACTGTTTAAAGCATGCTTTATTTACTGTAGGGAACTAAATTcacaagttttaaataaaatttaagtttatggtaagatttttataatgtttttttaagcATGCTTTACTCCAGAGTGCAAATGTAAAGACTTAGAGCTTACATTTGATAATTCCGATAGGTGAACAAAATTGTATCATACTTGATTTACTGACAAACAAGGAGCTCGAAATGTAGAAGTAGACACAGATAAAGGTATAAACGTAATTATACCTGGAGA includes these proteins:
- the LOC123701434 gene encoding uncharacterized protein LOC123701434 — encoded protein: MDHYLTTYRKDYLWPNLPGAGGGGGIADVPKLSGEELAFYQACMQHTRPPDCRCPQYSGEQVQLPPGKEGGWSRNELMGPMLDPKLYPVRVAASPESPTSRYDQPNAFLDKLQSKYPMLYSILQNEASPELKQRIDRDRNKTTYQVDFCESGPGAKFEGLQRAADESGTGPCAQPMRLPGDPCRVGPKPRMTTPKTISKQGGGASEPRAKCETTSAVPPLGKTEYQDGVSKLGGIIMRDKLHRR